Proteins from one Triticum aestivum cultivar Chinese Spring chromosome 7A, IWGSC CS RefSeq v2.1, whole genome shotgun sequence genomic window:
- the LOC123153902 gene encoding uncharacterized protein, which yields MVLAWAIRAIFVDRSISFPLTPTRSFSKPRHVRSVSLPCTTSSHPLLANLRAHIAALRAWTHTDSSSSLHAGLAAIDALHAALADVLLLPESRRATTYAGDRLLDAFLHLADAHQRFQECLLSLRHATAESRAALRRGDTGRLASASRSQRRAEKDLARLTASVAAVSAKCSRLNLLAGAEEAGALVEAAAVSAAASAAVFSSAASMSSRASTCKTIAMFIPAFTIRKATAPETAEAAADRLHALERCFDECDGVCDMVFRSVVQTRVSLLNIMTPTI from the exons ATGGTGCTCGCATGGGCGATCCGCGCT ATCTTTGTTGACCGCTCCATCTCCTTCCCTCTCACGCCGACGAGGTCCTTCTCCAAGCCCCGCCACGTCCGCTCCGTCAGCCtcccctgcaccacctcctcccaccCGCTCCTCGCCAACCTCCGTGCCCacatcgccgccctccgcgcctGGACACAcaccgactcctcctcctccctccacgcCGGCCTCGCTGCCATCGACGCGCTCCACGCCGCTCTCGCTGACGTACTCCTCCTCCCGGAGTCTCGTCGGGCCACCACCTACGCCGGCGACCGCCTGCTTGACGCATTCCTCCACCTCGCCGACGCGCACCAACGCTTCCAGGAGTGCCTCCTCTCGCTCAGGCACGCCACTGCCGAGTCCCGCGCCGCGCTCCGCAGAGGGGACACCGGCAGACTCGCGTCCGCCTCCAGGTCGCAGCGCAGAGCCGAGAAGGACCTTGCCCGCCTCACCGCCTCTGTAGCCGCCGTCTCTGCCAAGTGCTCGCGACTGAACCTTCTCGCGGGTGCCGAGGAGGCCGGCGCGCTCGTGGAGGCGGCCGCTGTGAGCGCCGCGGCCTCTGCAGCCGTCTTCTCCTCCGCCGCGTCCATGTCGTCCCGTGCGTCTACTTGCAAGACGATAGCTATGTTTATTCCTGCGTTCACCATCAGGAAGGCCACCGCGCCGGAgacggcggaggcggccgcggacAGGCTGCACGCGCTGGAGCGGTGCTTCGATGAGTGTGATGGCGTCTGCGACATGGTGTTCAGGAGTGTCGTGCAGACCAGGGTTTCACTTCTCAACATCATGACACCCACGATCTAG